GGATTTACGTTCTGAGTTTGGCATTTGGAGCGCTTCTCATTTTCGAATATTTCCCGGACTTCTTCAACCAATTCTTTAATTATTTCGATCAAAAAGAATTTTTGCAGAAGGAGCTGATCTTCACGAAACAGCAACAGGCGAATTTAAAGTTGTTTTCTGATATAGTCTTCTGGTTCAGCTGGATATATCTTTCAGTACTCCTAATTGGCGGAATTCGACTCTACAAAAAAGGTTACTTTAAACTAAATTGGGTGGGCGTCTTATGTATGTATAGTAGTCGACAATTCCCTGATTTTGGTATTTTCTCGATTTTGCGGATCGGTTAGAAATTGGCAATGGATGCCAAGGAGCAACTCAAGGAAGATGTCCGGACGGGAAAGGTCAGCACCGATTACCTGATCGACTTGATTTTTTCCCTCCAGAACCAATTGCAAGCAGCTCTCCAAGAAATCGCAGACCTCAAAAAGCAAATCGCCTCCTCTCCTACGCCCAAGGTCGCTGAACCGTATTCGATAAAGGCGGAAGAGAAGCGCCAAGAAGCCAAGAATCCGAAAAAAAAGCGTAAGCAGAAGAATGGCAAGAAACGCGGTCGCATCACCTCGGCGGAAAAGATCGCTCAGGCCGAACGCAGCGAAGCGATTTATCCTGAAGGCCTGGACAAGAACGCATGTCATTTGTCGCACACTCGACCGGTGTGGCGAGTAGAAAACGGTCGAGCGGTGCTGATCGCCTACCAGATTTATCGGGGCCCTAAAAACCGCTACGGCCAAATCCCTGGCGTGATAGGCCGCAGCGAATTCGGCATAGAAATCTTCGTCGAGATTGCTTTCCTGGTCTACACCGTCGGGATGTCATTCGACAAAGTCTGTCTGTCGCTCCAATTCTTTCAGAATATGACTCTGCGAAAAGCGCAGGTCGATGCGTTGCTGCACCGGTTGTCGCGTCATTGGGAAAAGGAATTCGATACGCTGTGCACGCTGGTGGCCAACTCATTGGTTGTCTGGACCGATGAGACGGGCTGGAGCTTGAACAGCGTGTGGGCGTTCCTCTCGGAGAAAGCCCGGATCCTGTTGTTCGGAGTCAACAAGGATGCCGACACGCTGGCGAAAATTCTCGACCCGTCCACGTTCAAAGGTCTGGTGGTCAGCGACGATGCGGCGGTTTACGGGCACTTCACTCATTCGCAAAAGTGCTGGGCGCACCTGTTGCGGAAGGCCATCAAGCTGACGTTGCTCGAACCGGACAATGCCGAATACCGCCGCTTCACCGATCGGTTAATCGAAATCTATCGGAAGGCTGTTCGCGTCAAGCGCGACGGACGACTGGGCGAGGCGGGTCGTCTCCAGAAAATTGCCGAACTGGAGGACGAGATCGTCGTCTTGTGCAGGCCCCTGTGGTCTCAGAATTTGCCGAAGTTGGCCGGAACGCAAGACGATTATCGCAAGCTGAACAACGAAATCATGACGCTGGTGATGAGGGAGGAGTTATTCGCGTTCGTGACGACCGAGGAGGTGGAGCAACCCAACGGGGTAACTGTGGAAGTCGGGGCGACGAACAACGAAAGCGAACGGACGCTGCGGAAGCCTGCAGAAGCCCGCAAGACGGGCCGGACCAGCAAGTCGCTGTTCGGGGCTCGTCGGCAATCGATTTTGACCAGCGTGCTGGAATCGCTCCGCTTGTACCTGAAACAGTTCACCTTGGCGAACGTAATCGAAGAGATCAACAGTTGGACCGAGGAAGGGATCAGCTGCTTTACGAAATTGTTGAATAAGATGAACTTGTCGCTCCCCAAAATCTCTGTCCTCAATGGACTGTTTCCCAAGGTTGAAGCAGAGCCCAAACTCAAACCAAGCGGGTAGATAAAAGGTGTCGCCTGTCCTCCTCCAATACAACGGTAAAAACCAGACCCAATCAAGCGCTAAGCAACGAGTTTTCACCTGTGCCGATAACCCATCTGTCGGCAAATTCAAAAGCCGAGTCAACCTCAGCATGCTCCATGCTGCGCACAGATATTGCGGCTACTATGTATATCGTTGCATTGCTCATTGTCTATTACATGCAAATATATTATATGCTAAACGACCGCGACTATTTCTTTGCACATGTAGACAACAAATATTATTCCCTGACAATAAGTGAGCGGAATGGCGAATGGGGCAAAACACTCCAGCAAATTCGAAAAGCCACGGGATGTATTCTCGGTTCCGTTTGGTTAGCGTTCTGGCTGACCTTCCTAGTCTGGCGGTTCCCTCTGAAGGAAGAAAATCAGACTTTGCCGGAAACCGTGAGTACCGACCTCTAAGGCTGCGAATGCGATGGGGGTATCCATTTCCTCGTCTACTTCAGAATATTCCTTCTATTCCTGTGTCCGAATCTGCGATTTTTGATTCGAACTCTGCCAAGCTTGAAATTGTTCCAAGGTTTCTCGTATTCGGCTGTCGAGTCTCGAGACTGCTACCGTTACAATCTCCTCGGGAACGCCGCCATAAAATGCTTCAGCGATGCCACCCGCAATACAAGCCATGGTATCGGCATCACCACCCAGCGAAATTGCATTGCGGACTGCGTCTTCGTAACTACTCGATTCCAGAAAAGCGATGATCGACTCCGGAACAGAACCCGCGCAAGAAACATCGAAAATATACCCCGCTCGAATCTCTCTCAAGGATCTCGAGAGCTCATAATGAAATGTCGTTTCGATGTACTTCTTTATCTCCGGCTTCGCATGCCCCGTTCGTGCTAAAAATATCGCGGCGGCCGTGGCCTGGGCACCGACAATCCCTTTGGGATGATTATGCGTTACCTCGGCGGACTCTCTGGCCTTTTCCAAGACCGAATCAAGATCCGAAAAAGCCCAGGCCACGGGACTGACCCGCATGGCCGAGCCGTTCGCCCAACTGTTGTATGGCTCGCGATTTTTCTGCAGAGCCCAGGAAATAAACATACCGCCATAACCCGCGTTGGGATATCGCAAGAACCAGCTTTGCAAAGTGTTGATTAAATCACCACCGGTCATCAACCAGTCTGCTACCGCCACGGTTAAAACGGTATCGTCAGTAAAGCAGGAATGCGGTACGAATAAATCGAACTTCTTGAACTTCGTTCCTTTGCCTTCATGGACGGAACCGATAATATCCCCGACGATTGAACCCAGCATCTCGAATCCTCCCCGTTGGGAAAGGACAACACCAGTGACTAATCTCGGCTTGATTTTACTCGCGAAAGGAACCTGTTAGGTACCTCCGGCCGCCTATCGAATAATCGAAAGCGACGGGTGACACTGGCACCCCATCTCAATAAACGCAAGTCCCTGTACAATCTAGACTTGGGTGGCACTGTCTATCTGACAGTGCCATTGAGAAATCCTCGATTTTCAATAACAAAGGACCTCTTTTCAACTCAAAAGAAATTCACGCCCTGGCAGTTCGATTCCTCTCCAATCCCCAGGAAGACCATGAACAACTGGCAAATCTTGATCTCGCTTTTCAGAGTCTCCTGGGAGTAAAACTTAGCCGAGGACCACTTCCAATCGGCGGGTGGCGGATAGCCAGCTGGACCCAAAACATTACCTGCCAATGACTTACGGTGATTCTAAAAGGGTACCAGTGCCAACCGCCGTCGATTCGAAATATAATTTGATAAGTCGGAATAAGGCCTTACGATCTGTGTCCAAGGCAACAAACTAGGTAAGTGTTATGATCACAGAGACTTTGTTCTTCAACAGGCAACAAAATACTGGGTGGCATCGTGCCTTTCTGTCTGAATTTCTTCAAGCTCACGAGATGCGAATTCTCTCTAGAATCGAGTCCACAATTTCTGAAGAGATATTCGAGGAATCGTACCTCGTAGGGTTGCTCGAAGAGGCAACTATCATCAAGCCTCTCCGACTTAATTTCGACGATATTGAACGTGAAAATCCGAGACTGGAAGCATTTCTAGCATCGCCAAATTCGACAGGATTTAATTTTTATCCAGGCCACCTGCCAGCGCCTCAACGATACGTAGTCCGATGCAAAATTAAGTATGAAGGCACGGCTGATTTATTGTTGCTCTCCCCTAGAAATGGCACCTCAGTCTTGCCTGTAGGTCGAATCGATGGGAATAAGATTCTATTCGATCTTCCACTACCAGTGGATATGTCAAAAAAGAAACAGTTTGAACATGATCTAAATCAGCGTAAAGAGGCTTTTCGCAAATACTCTGAATTCGCTAACGAAGATCTCTTCATTTCGCAAAGAGGTCTTAGCCAGAGAATCAAGGTCTGTTATGAGTCGAAATTCACAGAGTTGCATGCAGTATATGGCTTAATAAATTCCCCAGGACTAAAATTGTCAGAGGTTAGGCAGCCATCCCAACCAAATGGATCCCAACCGTTTACAAAGAATGCTTTTGAGCCTCAACCCTCACAAGTTATCGTGAATAATATCACTGTGATTTACAATACTATTGAAAAGTTTTTTAAAATTGATCAGACAAACAACACCTCGGGGGGAGATGTGAATAATGCATATTAACCAAACAAACAATACCTCGGGAGGAGATGTGAACAATAACTTCTCTTTCGAAGGAAATTCTGTCCAAAGCCAAGGCGATCATAGCAAGATCGAGATCCAAAAAGAGGAAGGGCTTGTCGAGAGTATCAAGAAAATATTTCGCTCGATTAAGGCATTCTTTGGTAAGAAGTAGTCTCGAAATCTTCGAGCTTGGATATCAAAAATACAAACTATTTCGCGATACGTTTTTTCTTATCTTCTCCAGGCTGGCTAGCATCACCGCGGGGTGACACTGGCATCCCATCTCAATAAACGCAAGTCCCTGTACAATCTAGACTTGGGTGGCACTGTCTATCTGACAGTGCCATTTAGAAATCATCGATTTTCAACAACAAATCACCCTATTTCAACCCAGAAGGAATTCACGCCCCTGAAAGTCGTACCCACGCCAATCTCCAGGAAGACCATGAAAACTGGCAAATC
The genomic region above belongs to Telmatocola sphagniphila and contains:
- a CDS encoding IS66 family transposase, coding for MDAKEQLKEDVRTGKVSTDYLIDLIFSLQNQLQAALQEIADLKKQIASSPTPKVAEPYSIKAEEKRQEAKNPKKKRKQKNGKKRGRITSAEKIAQAERSEAIYPEGLDKNACHLSHTRPVWRVENGRAVLIAYQIYRGPKNRYGQIPGVIGRSEFGIEIFVEIAFLVYTVGMSFDKVCLSLQFFQNMTLRKAQVDALLHRLSRHWEKEFDTLCTLVANSLVVWTDETGWSLNSVWAFLSEKARILLFGVNKDADTLAKILDPSTFKGLVVSDDAAVYGHFTHSQKCWAHLLRKAIKLTLLEPDNAEYRRFTDRLIEIYRKAVRVKRDGRLGEAGRLQKIAELEDEIVVLCRPLWSQNLPKLAGTQDDYRKLNNEIMTLVMREELFAFVTTEEVEQPNGVTVEVGATNNESERTLRKPAEARKTGRTSKSLFGARRQSILTSVLESLRLYLKQFTLANVIEEINSWTEEGISCFTKLLNKMNLSLPKISVLNGLFPKVEAEPKLKPSG
- a CDS encoding ADP-ribosylglycohydrolase family protein; amino-acid sequence: MLGSIVGDIIGSVHEGKGTKFKKFDLFVPHSCFTDDTVLTVAVADWLMTGGDLINTLQSWFLRYPNAGYGGMFISWALQKNREPYNSWANGSAMRVSPVAWAFSDLDSVLEKARESAEVTHNHPKGIVGAQATAAAIFLARTGHAKPEIKKYIETTFHYELSRSLREIRAGYIFDVSCAGSVPESIIAFLESSSYEDAVRNAISLGGDADTMACIAGGIAEAFYGGVPEEIVTVAVSRLDSRIRETLEQFQAWQSSNQKSQIRTQE